One genomic region from Cydia amplana chromosome Z, ilCydAmpl1.1, whole genome shotgun sequence encodes:
- the LOC134661796 gene encoding receptor-mediated endocytosis protein 6 homolog, producing the protein MMQSTTEDCLNIAELANQLTREKIFISSERQLLQNLNEEVEKSALELLQAAWICSQQRQNLTDLINSRCEPDSVAACQRASSLEGTTFVDVYKVLKYKEALALGELLGWLRDSPHLVSLCLLLGEEHMPPTLPCALVAGLYGSCRLPADRTRLLAVIRSLLKHQLATSGDPRKLFRSGKCALASLYGVFRDGHAPARQFLVAALNAPVMAALHEDEFFLDIHPDRAMERFSPQDRVKKFGQSNTAEYNAKVARYRKWIVQRLYQLTSKFITSLREHWANFPASIAWLIQQSVHLIKQHSRMPESELHGLCTDLVLNHFICPAILNPEAYGVVDAPVSYIARTNLMQIAQILQVLCLSKHTEVDPKLSDLYSLFPRSCVWALVDGVCGDALAPRAPAPPADAAAPRTDAPCAPATALYSQQDLHHLITFLKRISSKLNNNTPSVTSEEMSSGSGPADSAAYSESGSDTSTSDACASSLAALLQTMEPNYRSRLHDLLRKMPDLGKPRQSPPQPADAAETQKKSILAKVPKPRLPRSGSSNTSLATETSEPELEVYVIQMARQDESDYVGLVPESKVLECYCGGSEGDAEDAGSALAAAPGAPVQKRTRFSVSHDEVSLGNTSDNLEAVSEAASNHSVTSSLELETEDQNDNLSDMVSANVSGRGSPNISGRETPSSQVTDGDAAGDPARRLPQNVPVSQANSAQAKLLKQTRNDIEDKFCKFEIKKLLEGDETVSIMSDTWSTDVLASDSETIGDTCDHTLVAVNQNVVANTNAPDVSETASESAWSMDVLASDSDRNTEVDTDDCVSVAARSDTSWPRRLSQQEEQVPIKQNQQNGAYKKPEVSNSPKHTPRRYQPNRSGSGYLTATAQLSRGAELDLGSTAAPMYPENRKSILVNGYPVMTCYATSAPESPGAAAPAPLPDVFDYGPQNGETSQSESTLEGAANSQSDATSQWVDDSFPPPHHSPERPFPPCKYDMPSTSKTYDENDIMDRSLNSSESSFNALSVSQYDRRFDSGIDTERNDDRSAITDLVTRMSSATISTSANLVNNVSRIVKSEIRTSIVSISSSRIEKKRDTSNMSLSTLSVNSETSVSDRSSSQDVNSENVTERRVSPPPVKPASTGAIPKSISFDATAEKSQRRRLTEDSLVGNLDELKNNVKRSGGNLLHKIKMFSRPKGRSHQHPNDIKLAEEEALRSEAPRAEPAESSDDILAKYRRKSSGEARRRAQRRVSDVPDIQDRCEGVLDLNDPEVFNSMKKKLRLVLSNPELLCTEYVPNRCTSTSLVEWMRAAAAAASETGASAQAAEVARALAASGARCERLAAALRADLDARRPYAKYLASCRAALTHTLHALRRQTNQVRAECSACARAAAAARVLQQLERGNSLRRLARHHSAHNNHAALNGGEVMDEKAKRLMANIKTLVAEVKADPSWEGAPATLIEVLELTVERAAFARLYLNVLFPIGEGDYGRDQVVSEHIRRLGAGLTAARAGVGARHLWAAPYARAQLLLAHLPVYRTPRDKLQCVMRCVTCVMAVLGLTEGSAPAADDLTPVLVFIILKVNPPSLLSTIDFVNSLGGASLQGPALYWWTHFCSAVAYIKTMEYGDS; encoded by the exons GAAGCCTTAGCCCTCGGCGAACTGCTAGGATGGCTGCGCGACTCCCCCCACCTCGTCTCGCTCTGCCTTCTCCTGGGGGAAGAGCACATGCCCCCCACTCTGCCGTGCGCGCTAGTGGCCGGGCTGTACGGCAGCTGCCGGCTCCCGGCCGACCGGACGCGGCTGCTGGCCGTCATAAGGTCGCTGCTCAAACACCAGCTGGCCACGTCTGGGGATCCTAGGAA ATTGTTCCGCTCCGGCAAATGCGCGCTGGCGTCTCTATACGGCGTGTTCCGAGACGGGCACGCGCCGGCGCGGCAGTTCCTGGTGGCGGCGCTCAACGCGCCCGTCATGGCGGCGCTGCACGAGGACGAGTTCTTCCTGGACATCCACCCCGACCGCGCCATGGAGCG ATTCTCTCCCCAAGACCGCGTAAAGAAGTTCGGCCAGTCCAACACGGCTGAGTACAACGCCAAGGTGGCGCGCTATCGCAAATGGATCGTGCAGCGTCTGTACCAGCTGACCAGCAAGTTCATTACGTCGCTGCGCGAACATTGGGCCAACTTCCCCGCGTCTATAGCGTGGCTGATACAGCAGAGCGTGCATCTCATCAAACAACACTCAAG AATGCCAGAGAGCGAGCTGCACGGCCTATGCACGGACCTCGTGCTGAACCACTTCATCTGCCCCGCGATCCTGAACCCCGAGGCGTACGGCGTGGTGGACGCGCCCGTCTCGTACATAGCGCGCACTAATCTCATGCAGATCGCGCAGATTCTGCAGGTCCTGTGCCTCAGCAAGCACACCGAG GTGGACCCTAAGCTCTCGGACCTGTACTCGCTGTTCCCCCGCTCGTGCGTGTGGGCGCTCGTGGACGGCGTGTGCGGGGACGCGCTGGCGCcgcgcgcgcccgcgccgcccgccgacGCGGCCGCGCCCCGCACCGACGCGCCCTGCGCGCCCGCCACCGCGCTCTACTCGCAGCAGGACCTGCATCacctg ATAACATTCCTGAAGCGGATATCCTCAAAGCTGAACAACAATACGCCGAGCGTGACGTCAGAAGAGATGTCCAGCGGGTCGGGGCCCGCCGATTCCGCTGCTTACag TGAATCCGGCAGCGACACGTCCACCTCAGACGCCTGCGCGTCCAGCCTGGCCGCCCTCCTGCAGACCATGGAGCCCAACTACCGCAGCAGGCTACACGACCTGCTCAGGAAGATGCCGGACTTGGGCAAGCCGAG ACAATCTCCGCCTCAACCCGCGGACGCGGCAGAGACGCAAAAGAAGAGTATTCTGGCGAAAGTGCCTAAACCCCGGCTGCCTCGCAGCGGCAGCTCCAACACCTCGCTCGCGACCGAGACGTCGGAACCAGAGCTCGAGGTGTACGTCATACAGATGGCTCGGCAGGATGAGAGCGACTACGTCG GTCTGGTGCCCGAGTCGAAGGTGCTGGAGTGCTACTGCGGGGGCTCGGAGGGCGACGCGGAGGACGCGGGCTCCGCGCTGGCGGCCGCGCCCGGAGCCCCCGTGCAGAAACGTACGAG ATTCTCAGTGTCCCACGACGAGGTGTCGTTAGGCAACACGTCGGACAACTTGGAAGCGGTGTCGGAGGCCGCCTCCAACCACAGCGTGACGTCCAGCTTGGAGCTGGAGACGGAAGACCAGAACGATAACCTGTCCGATATG GTATCGGCCAACGTGAGCGGCCGCGGCAGCCCCAACATCTCTGGCCGCGAGACGCCATCTTCCCAAGTCACAGACGGAGACGCGGCGGGCGACCCGGCCAGACG GTTGCCGCAAAACGTCCCAGTGAGCCAGGCGAACAGCGCGCAGGCCAAGTTGCTCAAGCAAACCAGGAACGACATCGAGGACAAGTTCTGCAAGTTCGAGATCAAG AAACTCCTGGAAGGCGACGAGACTGTTAGCATCATGTCGGACACGTGGAGTACGGACGTGCTGGCTTCCGACTCGGAGACCATCGGCGACACCTGCGACCACACGCTGGTCGCCGTTAATCAGA ACGTAGTGGCTAACACAAATGCTCCGGACGTGTCCGAGACGGCTAGCGAGTCCGCGTGGTCTATGGACGTTCTCGCGTCGGACAGTGATCGGAACACAGAG GTGGACACGGACGACTGCGTGTCGGTCGCGGCGCGGTCCGACACCTCATGGCCGAGGAGGCTTTCGCAGCAGGAGGAGCAAGTGCCGATCAAACAAAATCAG CAGAACGGCGCATACAAAAAACCGGAAGTGAGCAACAGCCCGAAGCACACGCCGCGCCGCTACCAACCGAACAG GTCCGGCAGCGGATACCTAACCGCCACAGCGCAACTATCGCGCGGCGCAGAGCTCGACTTAGGTTCCACCGCCGCACCCATGTACCCAGAGAACAGGAAGAGTATACTCGTCAATGGATATCCC GTGATGACTTGCTACGCCACGTCGGCGCCCGAGAGCCCCGGggccgccgcgccggcgccccTGCCCGACGTGTTCGACTACGGGCCACAGAACGG CGAAACCAGCCAATCCGAGTCGACGCTGGAAGGCGCGGCCAACAGCCAGTCGGACGCGACCAGCCAATGGGTGGACGACTCGTTCCCCCCTCCCCACCACTCGCCCGAGCGGCCCTTCCCCCCCTGCAAGTACGACATGCCCAGCACCTCCAAGACTTACGATGAAAACGATATTATGGACAG GTCTCTAAACTCCAGCGAGAGCTCGTTCAACGCGCTCTCCGTCTCCCAGTACGACCGTCGCTTCGACTCGGGCATCGACACGGAACGGAACGACGACCGCTCGGCCATCACCGACCTCGTGACCAGGATGTCGTCCGCCACCATATCCACCTCGGCCAACCTGGTCAACAATGTGTCCAGGATCGTCAAATCGGAGATACGGACCAGTATTGTCAGCATATCGTCTTCCAG GATCGAAAAGAAGCGCGATACATCGAACATGTCCCTAAGCACGCTGTCGGTCAACAGCGAGACGTCAGTGTCCGACCGCAGCTCGAGCCAGGACGTCAACTCCGAGAACGTGACGGAGCGGCGCGTCAGCCCCCCGCCCGTCAAGCCCGCCTCCACCGGAGCCATACCCAAGAGCATCAGCTTCGATGCTACAGCTGAGAAGAGTCAGAG ACGGCGTTTAACAGAAGACAGTCTCGTGGGCAACCTGGACGAGTTGAAGAACAACGTGAAACGCTCCGGCGGCAACCTGCTGCACAAGATCAAGATGTTCAGCCGGCCCAAGGGCCGCTCGCACCAGCACCCGAACG ACATAAAGCTGGCGGAAGAGGAGGCGCTCCGCTCGGAGGCGCCGCGCGCCGAGCCCGCCGAGAGCTCGGACGATATCCTCGCCAAGTACCGGCGCAAGAGCTCCGGGgaggcgcggcggcgcgcccaGCGGCGCGTGTCCGACGTGCCCGACATACAGGACAG ATGCGAAGGAGTACTGGATCTCAACGACCCCGAGGTGTTCAACAGTATGAAGAAGAAACTGCGGCTCGTGCTGTCCAACCCTGAGCTGTTGTGTACAGAATACGTGCCCAAT CGCTGCACAAGCACATCCCTGGTGGAATGGATGCGAgccgccgccgcggccgccTCCGAAACCGGCGCGTCCGCTCAAGCGGCCGAAGTGGCTCGAGCCTTAGCGGCGTCGGGCGCTCGCTGCGAGCGGCTAGCGGCGGCTTTGCGGGCAGATTTAGATGCGAGACGGCCGTACGCCAAGTATTTGGCTAGCTGCCGGGCTGCGTTGACGCATACGCTTCACGCTCTCAGACG CCAAACTAACCAGGTCCGCGCCGAGTGTAGcgcgtgcgcgcgcgccgccgcggccgcgcgGGTGCTGCAGCAGCTCGAGCGCGGCAACTCGCTGCGGCGGCTCGCGCGCCACCACTCCGCGCACAACAACCACGCCGCGCTCAATG GAGGAGAGGTGATGGACGAGAAGGCGAAACGACTGATGGCCAATATCAAGACCCTCGTCGCCGAAGTCAAGGCGGACCCCTCGTGGGAAG GAGCGCCGGCGACTTTAATAGAGGTGCTGGAGTTGACCGTCGagcgcgccgcgttcgcgcgtctCTACCTGAACGTGCTCTTCCCCATCGGCGAGGGCGACTACGGCCGCGACCA AGTGGTGTCGGAGCATATCCGGCGGCTCGGCGCGGGGTTgacggcggcgcgcgcgggcgTGGGCGCGCGCCACCTGTGGGCGGCGCCGTACGCGCGCGCGCAGCTGCTGCTCGCGCACCTGCCCGTCTACCGCACCCCCCGGGACAAG CTGCAGTGCGTGATGCGGTGCGTCACGTGCGTGATGGCGGTGCTCGGGCTCACGGAGGGCTCGGCGCCGGCCGCGGACGACCTCACGCCCGTCCTCGTGTTCATTATACTCAAG GTCAACCCCCCCTCGCTCCTCTCGACGATCGACTTCGTCAACTCGCTGGGCGGCGCGTCGCTGCAGGGCCCCGCGCTGTACTGGTGGACGCACTTCTGCTCCGCCGTCGCGTACATCAAGACCATGGAGTACGGGGACTCCTAG